The Homo sapiens chromosome 5, GRCh38.p14 Primary Assembly genome includes a window with the following:
- the SAP30L gene encoding histone deacetylase complex subunit SAP30L isoform X1 → MNGFSTEEDSREGPPAAPAAAAPGYGQSCCLIEDGERCVRPAGNASFSKRVQKSISQKKLKLDIDKSVRHLYICDFHKNFIQSVRNKRKRKTSDDGGDSPEHDTDIPECSPPA, encoded by the exons ATGAACGGCTTCAGCACGGAGGAGGACAGCCGCGAAGGGCCCCCCGCCGCCCCAGCTGCCGCCGCCCCGGGCTACGGCCAGAGCTGCTGCCTCATCGAGGACGGCGAGCGCTGCGTCCGGCCCGCGGGCAACGCCTCCTTCAGCAAGAGGGTCCAGAAGAGCATCTCGCAGAAGAAACTCAAGCTGGACATCGACAAGAGC GTAAGGCACCTATATATCTGTGATTTTCACAAAAATTTCATCCAGAGTGTCCgaaataaaaggaagaggaagacaagTGACGATGGCGGAGATTCTCCCGAGCACGACACTGACATTCCTGAG